The proteins below are encoded in one region of Festucalex cinctus isolate MCC-2025b chromosome 2, RoL_Fcin_1.0, whole genome shotgun sequence:
- the aar2 gene encoding protein AAR2 homolog — MASSSSVDMDPDVARRLFEEGATLVLLGVPQGTEFGIDCKSWKVGPRFRGVKMIPPGLHFLNYCSVNPPSCGGEVGPKTGLFLGLKPRDILLANWNAKDEDLDFSASHNEEEVNRVRTNLKDLDPYLGPYPYEVMRKWVSLTDRLSEEVANNLQPLSGRVRAYSDVVPEIDFRHTKDRAEQPRNDTACQTMREGLDRLPKMKHREGTQLRFSVIPEKSYPPGATPAQITQCSLDFTYALETVLDQNHQQKPLDLLGELQFAFVCFLIGNVYEGFEHWKRLLSLLCRAEAAMQKRKELYLGLIAVLYHQLGEIPPDFFVDIVSQNNFLTSTLQDFFQLASGPGVDGALRKRAEKFKAHLTKKFSWDFDADLDECEPVVVDLPEGFTVD, encoded by the exons ATGGCTAGTAGTAGCAGTGTAGACATGGACCCTGATGTTGCTCGGAGGCTGTTTGAGGAGGGGGCCACCCTGGTGCTGTTGGGAGTCCCTCAGGGCACAGAGTTTGGCATTGACTGCAAGAGTTGGAAGGTTGGTCCTCGCTTCCGAGGTGTTAAGATGATCCCCCCAGGGCTGCACTTTCTCAACTACTGCTCTGTCAATCCACCGAGCTGTGGAGGAGAAGTTGGCCCCAAGACCGGTCTGTTCCTCGGTCTCAAACCCAGAGATATCCTGTTGGCTAACTGGAACGCCAAAGACGAGGATCTGGACTTCTCTGCCTCCCACAATGAGGAGGAAGTGAACAGAGTCCGAACGAACCTGAAAGATCTGGACCCATATCTTGGACCGTACCCTTATGAGGTGATGAGGAAGTGGGTCTCCCTCACGGACCGTCTGAGTGAGGAGGTGGCCAACAACTTGCAGCCGCTCTCCGGCCGGGTACGTGCCTACAGCGATGTTGTCCCCGAGATCGACTTCCGACACACCAAGGACCGGGCCGAGCAGCCGAGAAACGACACGGCCTGCCAGACCATGAGGGAAGGACTGGACAGGCTTCCCAAGATGAAGCACAGGGAGGGGACACAACTGCGCTTCTCTGTCATCCCGGAGAAGTCTTACCCTCCAGGGGCCACGCCTGCCCAGATCACACAGTGCAGCCTGGACTTCACCTATGCCCTGGAGACTGTGCTCGACCAGAACCATCAGCAGAAGCCTCTCGACTTACTCG GTGAGCTGCAGTTTGCCTTTGTGTGCTTCCTGATCGGAAACGTGTACGAGGGCTTCGAGCACTGGAAGCGCCTTCTGAGCCTGCTGTGTAGGGCGGAGGCGGCCATGCAGAAGCGCAAGGAGCTCTACCTGGGGCTCATCGCCGTGCTCTACCACCAGCTGGGAGAAATCCCTCCTGACTTCTTTGTGGACATTGTGTCGCAAAACAACTTCCTCACCTCCACGCTGCAG GACTTTTTCCAGCTGGCCAGTGGGCCCGGCGTGGACGGAGCACTCCGCAAGAGAGCGGAGAAGTTCAAAGCCCACCTGACCAAGAAGTTTTCCTGGGATTTCGACGCAGACTTGGACGAGTGCGAGCCTGTGGTGGTGGATCTCCCCGAGGGTTTTACTGTGGACTGA